A section of the Campylobacter porcelli genome encodes:
- the mgtE gene encoding magnesium transporter, translated as MPNKNLEEAKEKLKKHIIDESELSAADIASHLKILKTHDEDEYAKYLEKLDAHTLGEAAMEMPEHMLRDVIENIPNDKIAEAIDELESDDATDLIQTIEEIDEEKAKELFSSLEIDSQKEISKLINYEDNEAGAYMQTELFSARLDESLGSAIARFRIMKQENKIENVFSLFVVDNEGVLKHTIALEDLITYDFNLNLNQIVVEDEERFKPHFAIDSDDIKVVADIIMDYDLSAIAVTNRAGILLGRITTDDIHDFLKESATEQIYNLAGVNDEAEEEGLVKTGRARAAWLFVNLITAILGVIVIGFFEKSIESLVALAVLMPIVASMGGNAGNQTLAVTVRRLALGEIGIDDFWTVLKKEIIMAIFNSLIFAIFLGVLVGLWFDMPMLGVVIAVAMVANIIMAAFLGTFIPLTLKRIGLDPAVGSTVFLTTATDIIGFFVFLGLATWILL; from the coding sequence ATGCCAAATAAAAATTTAGAAGAGGCTAAAGAGAAGCTTAAAAAGCATATTATAGATGAGAGTGAGCTAAGTGCTGCTGATATAGCAAGCCATCTAAAGATATTAAAAACTCACGATGAAGATGAGTATGCTAAATATCTAGAAAAGCTTGACGCTCACACGCTTGGCGAGGCGGCTATGGAGATGCCAGAGCATATGCTCCGTGATGTGATCGAAAATATCCCAAATGATAAGATAGCCGAAGCTATAGATGAGCTAGAAAGCGATGACGCAACTGATCTTATACAGACCATAGAAGAGATAGATGAAGAGAAGGCAAAAGAGCTATTTAGCTCACTTGAGATAGATAGCCAAAAAGAGATTAGTAAGCTTATAAATTATGAAGATAACGAAGCTGGTGCGTATATGCAAACAGAGCTATTTAGCGCTAGGTTAGATGAGAGCTTGGGTAGTGCTATAGCTAGGTTTCGTATAATGAAGCAAGAAAATAAGATTGAAAATGTCTTTTCTTTATTTGTTGTGGATAATGAAGGGGTATTAAAGCATACAATTGCACTTGAGGATCTTATAACATATGATTTTAATCTAAATTTAAATCAAATTGTAGTTGAAGATGAGGAGAGATTTAAACCGCATTTTGCTATTGATAGTGATGATATTAAGGTTGTGGCTGATATTATTATGGATTATGATTTAAGTGCGATTGCGGTTACAAATAGAGCTGGAATTTTGCTTGGGCGGATTACTACTGATGATATTCACGACTTTTTAAAAGAGAGTGCTACTGAGCAGATTTACAATCTAGCTGGGGTTAATGATGAAGCTGAAGAGGAGGGGCTAGTCAAAACTGGTAGAGCTAGGGCTGCTTGGTTGTTTGTGAATTTGATTACGGCAATTTTAGGGGTTATAGTTATTGGATTTTTTGAAAAGTCTATTGAGAGTTTGGTCGCCTTAGCAGTTTTAATGCCAATAGTAGCTAGTATGGGTGGTAACGCTGGAAATCAAACGCTAGCCGTTACTGTAAGAAGACTTGCTCTTGGCGAGATTGGGATTGATGATTTTTGGACGGTGCTTAAAAAAGAGATTATAATGGCGATTTTTAACTCTTTGATTTTTGCGATTTTTTTAGGGGTTTTAGTGGGGCTTTGGTTTGATATGCCGATGCTTGGAGTGGTAATAGCAGTAGCGATGGTGGCAAATATCATTATGGCGGCATTTTTAGGCACATTTATCCCCCTTACTCTAAAACGCATAGGGCTTGACCCAGCTGTTGGTAGCACGGTGTTTTTAACTACTGCAACTGATATTATAGGATTTTTTGTATTTTTAGGACTAGCGACATGGATTTTACTATAA
- a CDS encoding plasminogen-binding N-terminal domain-containing protein: MKKIALLLIAIFTFSFGAKFDLQPSYNLILNTNEGNATIVDNDSFIVGSSGVVTRKLKDGSKTIIARAVVTQKRDGYANLRFEVFDQLKQPALPLPNILPQAGDEVILNYMYNRSLIITPNKEIYDQVTKAFNRITFIHPDIVAAYLSYEYKPNPSRADFRKMCALNAAGLIFIALDGEAVFADCGSFEILQSFKTGEISYYEVPFYTRIKDIDSVFWKFDGAKISNYNKYYNKLLDR, translated from the coding sequence TTGAAAAAAATCGCACTTTTACTAATTGCCATCTTCACTTTTAGCTTTGGGGCTAAATTTGACTTACAACCAAGCTATAATCTAATCCTAAACACAAATGAAGGCAACGCCACAATAGTTGATAATGATAGTTTTATAGTTGGCTCAAGCGGAGTTGTAACACGCAAACTAAAAGATGGTAGCAAGACCATAATAGCCCGTGCTGTAGTAACTCAAAAAAGAGATGGCTATGCGAATTTGAGATTTGAGGTATTTGACCAGCTTAAGCAACCAGCCTTACCTCTGCCTAATATTTTGCCTCAAGCTGGTGATGAAGTGATACTAAATTACATGTATAATAGATCTTTAATCATCACACCAAATAAAGAAATTTACGATCAAGTAACAAAAGCCTTTAACCGCATCACATTTATCCATCCAGATATTGTAGCGGCATATCTAAGCTATGAGTATAAGCCAAATCCAAGTAGAGCTGACTTTCGCAAAATGTGTGCTTTGAATGCGGCTGGGCTGATATTTATCGCACTTGATGGGGAGGCTGTCTTTGCTGATTGTGGTAGCTTTGAGATATTACAAAGCTTCAAAACTGGCGAGATAAGCTACTATGAGGTGCCATTTTATACAAGAATAAAGGATATAGATAGTGTATTTTGGAAATTTGATGGGGCGAAAATTAGTAACTATAATAAGTATTACAATAAACTTTTAGATAGATAA
- a CDS encoding peptidoglycan DD-metalloendopeptidase family protein — translation MKKFILSILAFMNLNAVNVSVEELIWPQGDTFLTFLERHNIPLSIYYNLSGEDKELASELSAGTKFQILRDINDEISQILLPISNEIQIHIFKDINNHYSLDFIPIVYEIEEMILNVQIQDSPYKEIKKATNDEILANAFNKSFNGSVNFKTLQKGDRLAIIYERKKRLGKYIGEPNIKVAMVETRGKQNYIYKFNDVFYNADGKEIENFLLTRPVPNARISSRFNPKRFHPVLKRYRAHLGVDYAAPRGTKIYAAGDGVVSFVGNKGGYGKTVTIDHSNGYMTLYAHVNGYAKGIKKGKKVKKGQLIAYVGSTGLSTGPHLHFGLYKNGNAINPESVVRIAKSELKKEQKIEFNKLKESLDNQIQASFKNHINKAPLEDIANITEI, via the coding sequence ATGAAAAAATTTATCTTATCTATTTTAGCTTTTATGAATTTAAATGCAGTAAATGTGAGCGTTGAAGAGCTGATATGGCCTCAAGGCGATACATTTTTGACCTTTTTAGAAAGGCACAATATCCCATTATCCATATATTATAATCTCTCAGGCGAAGATAAAGAGCTAGCTAGTGAGCTTAGTGCTGGGACAAAATTTCAAATTTTAAGAGATATAAATGATGAGATTAGCCAAATTTTATTACCAATAAGCAATGAGATACAAATTCATATTTTTAAAGATATAAATAATCACTACTCTTTGGATTTTATCCCAATTGTATATGAGATTGAAGAGATGATTTTAAATGTGCAAATACAAGACTCCCCATATAAAGAGATTAAAAAAGCGACAAATGATGAGATTTTAGCTAATGCTTTTAATAAATCTTTTAATGGAAGTGTGAATTTTAAAACCTTGCAAAAAGGCGATAGACTAGCTATTATCTATGAGCGTAAAAAGCGTTTGGGTAAGTATATTGGAGAGCCAAATATTAAGGTTGCGATGGTGGAGACAAGGGGTAAGCAAAATTATATATATAAATTTAATGATGTATTTTATAACGCTGATGGCAAGGAGATTGAAAATTTCTTGCTTACTAGACCAGTGCCAAATGCAAGGATTAGCTCAAGATTTAATCCTAAGAGATTTCATCCAGTGTTAAAGCGATATAGGGCTCATCTTGGTGTTGATTATGCTGCGCCAAGAGGAACAAAAATATATGCTGCTGGAGATGGGGTGGTAAGCTTTGTTGGAAATAAGGGCGGATATGGCAAAACCGTAACTATAGATCACTCAAATGGATATATGACTTTATATGCTCATGTAAATGGCTACGCAAAGGGTATTAAAAAGGGCAAAAAAGTTAAAAAGGGTCAGCTAATTGCTTATGTAGGAAGCACAGGCTTAAGCACTGGTCCGCATCTGCATTTTGGTCTATATAAAAATGGCAACGCCATCAATCCAGAATCTGTAGTAAGAATAGCTAAATCCGAGCTAAAAAAAGAGCAAAAAATCGAATTTAATAAACTAAAAGAGAGTTTAGATAATCAAATTCAAGCTAGTTTTAAAAATCATATTAATAAAGCTCCACTTGAAGATATAGCAAATATAACCGAGATATAA
- a CDS encoding NUDIX hydrolase produces MDFTISDLKIIPLKESKFVRPFSISYTQDGKKKCWDCVEAHDSVSCLLYHREFDSFLFVRQFRPSVWYYQEKNQIQTKNGLTYELCAGIMDKGLDTKATMIEEIIEETGYSLSNIERVTSSFTALGFGANSQTLFYGEIDESMKVSSGGGVDDEKIELVFIKQSQILNFIYDESKVKAPNLQFSILWWMMNKKAKFD; encoded by the coding sequence ATGGATTTTACTATAAGTGATTTAAAAATCATACCATTAAAGGAGTCTAAATTTGTTAGACCATTTAGTATCTCATATACTCAAGATGGTAAGAAGAAGTGTTGGGATTGCGTTGAGGCACACGATAGCGTGAGTTGTCTGCTATATCATAGGGAGTTTGACTCATTTTTGTTTGTTAGGCAGTTTCGCCCATCTGTGTGGTACTATCAAGAGAAAAATCAAATCCAAACCAAAAACGGCCTTACATATGAGCTTTGTGCGGGGATTATGGATAAGGGGCTAGATACCAAAGCTACTATGATTGAAGAGATTATAGAAGAGACAGGATATAGCCTTAGTAATATAGAGCGAGTTACTAGTAGTTTTACCGCACTTGGATTTGGAGCAAACTCTCAAACTCTATTTTATGGCGAAATTGATGAGAGTATGAAGGTCTCAAGTGGCGGTGGGGTAGATGATGAGAAGATAGAGTTAGTATTTATAAAGCAAAGCCAGATATTAAATTTCATCTATGATGAAAGCAAGGTAAAGGCACCAAATCTACAATTTTCCATACTTTGGTGGATGATGAATAAAAAGGCTAAATTTGATTAA
- a CDS encoding FAD-linked oxidase C-terminal domain-containing protein produces the protein MDTKHIKYFESLIGKDNAKFDKAHQIAYCYDATKKRYEPDGVLFPRDENDVSAILKYCNENKIIIVPRGAGSGFTGGALASSGGVVLSFEKHMNKILEIDMQNMVAVVQPGVINMDLQKAALEVGLFYPPDPASENYSSIGGNVSENAGGMRAAKYGITKDYVMALRAVLPNGEIIRAGKKTIKDVAGYNIAGILIASEGSLAVITEITLKLIAKPKFKKTAMGVFPSVNSAMNAVYKTMAAGVTPVAMEFLDSLSIKAVEQKFNKGLPLDAGAILISDVDGANLDVIDGDLEIIKNCFIQNGVIDFKVAKDEQESTDIWFARRNCSQAITTYGSLKLNEDITVPRSKLPELLDKIAQISAKYNVTTPCFGHTGDGNVHTNVMVDKSDPKAVERGYEAITEIFKATVELGGTLSGEHGIGISKAPFMSLAFSDGEMELFRSIKRAFDPNNILNPFKMGL, from the coding sequence ATGGATACAAAACATATAAAATATTTTGAAAGCTTAATTGGCAAGGATAATGCTAAATTTGATAAGGCTCATCAGATAGCCTACTGCTATGATGCTACCAAAAAACGCTATGAGCCAGATGGGGTTTTATTTCCAAGAGATGAAAATGATGTAAGTGCGATTTTAAAATATTGTAATGAAAATAAAATAATAATTGTCCCAAGGGGGGCTGGAAGTGGATTTACAGGTGGGGCTCTAGCTAGTAGCGGTGGCGTGGTATTAAGCTTTGAAAAGCATATGAATAAAATTTTAGAAATAGATATGCAAAATATGGTAGCCGTAGTCCAACCAGGCGTAATCAATATGGATTTACAAAAAGCCGCACTAGAAGTAGGACTATTCTATCCGCCTGATCCAGCTAGTGAAAACTATAGTAGCATAGGTGGAAATGTAAGCGAAAATGCCGGCGGAATGCGTGCTGCAAAATATGGAATTACCAAAGATTATGTAATGGCTCTAAGAGCTGTATTGCCTAATGGAGAAATTATAAGAGCTGGTAAAAAAACAATCAAAGATGTCGCTGGATACAATATAGCTGGAATTTTAATAGCAAGTGAAGGGAGCTTAGCAGTAATTACAGAGATAACTCTAAAATTAATAGCTAAACCTAAATTCAAAAAAACTGCTATGGGGGTATTTCCTAGTGTAAATTCAGCTATGAATGCTGTGTATAAGACTATGGCAGCTGGTGTTACCCCTGTGGCAATGGAGTTTTTAGACTCATTAAGCATCAAAGCAGTAGAGCAAAAATTTAATAAAGGCTTACCGCTTGATGCTGGAGCGATACTAATTAGCGATGTAGATGGGGCAAATTTAGATGTGATTGATGGGGATTTAGAGATTATTAAAAACTGCTTTATCCAAAATGGCGTTATAGATTTTAAAGTAGCAAAAGATGAGCAAGAGAGTACTGATATATGGTTTGCAAGACGCAACTGCTCACAAGCCATAACAACATATGGTAGCTTAAAATTAAATGAAGATATAACAGTTCCACGCTCAAAACTACCTGAACTCTTAGACAAAATAGCTCAAATTTCAGCTAAATATAATGTTACTACCCCGTGCTTTGGCCATACAGGCGATGGCAATGTCCATACAAATGTAATGGTGGATAAATCCGATCCCAAAGCAGTAGAAAGAGGTTATGAGGCTATTACAGAGATTTTTAAAGCTACAGTTGAGCTTGGCGGCACCCTAAGTGGCGAACACGGCATAGGCATATCTAAGGCTCCATTTATGAGCCTAGCATTTAGCGATGGCGAGATGGAGCTATTTAGATCTATCAAAAGAGCATTTGACCCCAATAATATACTAAATCCATTTAAAATGGGACTTTGA
- a CDS encoding cation diffusion facilitator family transporter: protein MIKPPQNKYKKIRNNIEQPLTQSQKEQFTLKISLYCAVVLAIFGISYGIYIGSKAIIFDGLVAFLSIILILLSVITSKFIYKEDDDIFQYGYMRFEPMVNLFKSLILLILCVYAIINGIEGILTGGYEVKFDQAMLYSFLSMILSIGIWLFTSYQAKILQSPLISVDSLEWLIDSVLYMGGFLAFGAVWLFDKESQTIWARYLDPTLLVVLSMILAIMPLKVFIKNLADLAMVAPKDMDDKIDTLLQNISKKYNFSDYDTHVAKSGRFFMIEINILMGESFKIQSIDEMDQIRDEIEQGLNIPSYKIWLSVSFTKNPKWL from the coding sequence ATGATAAAGCCACCGCAAAATAAGTATAAAAAAATTAGAAACAACATAGAGCAGCCATTAACGCAAAGCCAAAAAGAGCAATTTACGCTAAAAATATCGCTATATTGTGCGGTGGTGTTAGCGATTTTTGGAATTTCGTATGGGATATACATTGGCTCAAAGGCGATTATTTTTGATGGTTTGGTGGCGTTTTTATCTATTATTTTAATCCTACTTAGCGTAATTACATCAAAATTTATCTATAAAGAAGATGATGATATTTTCCAATATGGATATATGCGATTTGAGCCTATGGTAAATCTATTTAAAAGCTTGATTTTACTAATACTATGCGTGTATGCCATAATCAACGGCATTGAAGGCATTTTAACCGGTGGCTATGAAGTTAAATTTGACCAAGCGATGCTTTACTCATTTTTATCTATGATTTTATCTATTGGAATTTGGCTTTTTACATCATATCAAGCTAAAATCTTACAATCCCCGCTAATATCCGTTGATAGCCTAGAGTGGCTTATAGATAGCGTGCTTTATATGGGTGGATTTTTAGCTTTTGGGGCGGTTTGGCTATTTGATAAGGAGAGCCAAACTATATGGGCTAGATATTTAGATCCTACGCTTTTAGTGGTATTGTCTATGATCTTAGCCATAATGCCGCTAAAGGTATTTATAAAAAATTTAGCCGATTTAGCCATGGTCGCACCTAAGGATATGGATGATAAGATAGACACTCTACTACAAAATATATCAAAAAAGTATAATTTTAGCGATTATGATACGCATGTAGCAAAGAGTGGGAGATTTTTTATGATTGAGATAAATATCTTAATGGGTGAGTCATTTAAAATTCAAAGCATAGATGAGATGGATCAAATAAGAGATGAGATAGAGCAAGGATTAAATATCCCAAGTTATAAAATTTGGCTTAGCGTTAGCTTTACAAAAAATCCAAAATGGCTTTAA
- a CDS encoding Na/Pi cotransporter family protein: MKNILFFSFIVLISILMYISQSFLTIIFGVCIFLYAMSVLEKSFSMMASLETFLKKMTKTNFQSFIFGSVSTTIMQSSGLVSVLAISFLSAGLISLASGLAIIYGINLATITTGWFLAGFGVKVDIAAYSMPLIVIGMLCMVNKTQKIKGFGYFLFSIGLLFLGISYMKGGFDHIKDSIDLSQFAMSGIGGLLIYTLVGVVVTVLIQSSHASLTLAIAALSVGQITYENAVGIAIGSNVGSTVMAVIGSLNANIEGKKLTVAHVLFNVSCAIISIILITPFMYITDITSDYFGIAKDDYTLRLAVFLSYFNAVGVIIFYPLIPFIEKLLNKFMKDSKKRSKIDSAKYLDEHSLQFPNSALEVLNKEMLHLYSNANSIIAKAISISSSDIQNSDTPAKDIIALRQTAIKIDYDELYNNRFKEIYSQIIDYAILAGANAKPEQLSKFMDIRRSALIMAETLKDMKNAQPNIYKYITSSNQYAKEEYDKLRVEMLQSLRIMYKIANIKDPSELENQIKNLRKIYQEYDSEFNFDVLIINKKITNKMATSLMNDTALMKNITKGMLKVVEMIFTHHHSEEKLEEITNA; the protein is encoded by the coding sequence TTTTAATATCTATTTTGATGTATATTAGCCAGAGCTTTTTGACTATTATTTTTGGGGTTTGTATATTTTTGTATGCGATGAGTGTGCTTGAAAAGAGCTTTTCGATGATGGCAAGCTTGGAGACATTTTTAAAAAAAATGACTAAAACAAATTTTCAAAGCTTTATATTTGGCTCTGTTTCTACCACCATAATGCAATCAAGCGGTCTTGTAAGCGTTCTTGCTATATCATTTTTAAGCGCTGGGCTAATCTCTTTAGCTTCAGGCCTTGCTATTATATATGGGATAAATTTAGCCACCATTACCACAGGTTGGTTTTTAGCTGGATTTGGGGTTAAGGTAGATATAGCTGCATACTCAATGCCTCTTATCGTAATTGGCATGCTATGTATGGTTAATAAAACTCAAAAGATAAAAGGCTTTGGGTATTTTTTATTTAGTATTGGGCTTTTATTTTTGGGAATTTCATATATGAAAGGTGGCTTTGACCACATTAAAGATAGCATTGATCTATCACAATTTGCTATGTCTGGCATTGGAGGATTGCTTATATATACGCTTGTAGGGGTTGTAGTTACTGTGCTAATTCAAAGCTCACACGCATCTTTAACCCTAGCAATAGCTGCTCTAAGCGTAGGACAGATAACATATGAAAATGCCGTTGGTATAGCCATCGGCTCAAATGTAGGCTCAACTGTAATGGCTGTAATTGGCTCATTAAATGCAAATATAGAAGGCAAGAAGCTAACAGTAGCTCATGTATTATTTAATGTATCGTGTGCGATAATAAGCATTATTTTAATCACGCCATTTATGTATATCACCGATATTACTAGCGACTATTTTGGTATTGCTAAAGATGATTATACCCTTAGACTTGCTGTATTTTTATCATATTTTAATGCTGTTGGCGTAATCATATTCTACCCATTAATCCCATTTATCGAAAAACTACTAAATAAATTTATGAAAGATAGCAAAAAAAGGAGTAAAATCGATAGCGCTAAGTATCTTGATGAGCACTCATTACAATTCCCAAATAGTGCTTTAGAGGTCTTAAATAAAGAGATGCTACACCTATATTCTAACGCAAACTCAATCATCGCAAAAGCCATTAGCATTAGTAGTAGCGATATACAAAATAGCGATACCCCCGCTAAAGATATAATCGCCCTAAGGCAAACTGCGATTAAAATTGACTATGATGAGCTATATAATAATAGATTTAAAGAGATATATAGTCAGATTATCGACTACGCCATATTAGCTGGAGCTAATGCTAAGCCAGAACAATTGAGTAAATTTATGGATATTAGGCGCTCAGCACTGATTATGGCTGAAACCTTAAAAGATATGAAAAATGCCCAGCCAAATATCTATAAATATATCACAAGCTCTAATCAATATGCTAAAGAGGAGTATGATAAACTAAGAGTCGAAATGCTACAAAGCCTTCGCATAATGTATAAAATCGCAAATATCAAAGACCCAAGTGAGCTAGAAAATCAGATAAAAAATTTGCGTAAAATATATCAAGAGTATGATAGTGAGTTTAACTTTGATGTATTAATCATCAATAAAAAAATCACCAACAAAATGGCAACATCTTTGATGAATGATACGGCGCTAATGAAAAATATCACAAAAGGTATGCTTAAGGTGGTTGAGATGATATTTACTCATCATCATAGCGAAGAAAAATTAGAAGAGATAACGAATGCATAA